The Leptospira barantonii genome includes a region encoding these proteins:
- a CDS encoding ABC transporter ATP-binding protein, translating into MNIYKRLLKYSFKYKYRLISGIVLSFLVSVLNGASLTSLIPIFDSLGTGEKTNFEISLTKKDKALLQRQEEKDSFTSVESIELQLAEWKVQLNSSLKKMSHDELVLLFCFIVFPVYLLKLIFLAAAVYCINSAGYLAIRDLRAELYAKAQTLPLNHFVQEKTGILMSRIINDVEVLGKLISSDLKDAITDFFYIVTHLLLLLYLSWKMFLAVFIIVPIVMGPVSAFADKIRRATRNQQERLSSLNGHLQEVISGIRVIRAFSMEKTEAKRFWEFNQDLSDKTFKGHFYHQVGPSLTELFSSIVAVIFLSFGAFLMEDGTFSRGMFMAFFLTLIFLMRPFKQMSMLSNSIQSAISAGDRVFELLDQETDIQNPASPKFLKKMEKGIRLKNVTFTYPGAKNPAIQEIDLEIPKGETIALVGASGAGKSTLVDLVPRLIDPQEGQILIDDIDIREMDLSNLRKKIGIVAQQVFLFNGTIRENICYGNQSVTDEQLYAACEQAFAMEFILGFEDGFDTIVGERGVMLSGGQRQRIAIARALLLDPEILILDEATSALDTESERLVQQALESLYKNRTVIIIAHRLSTVQIANRIFAMEDGRIVESGTHNELIQLDGKYKKLYDIQFVESSEIV; encoded by the coding sequence ATGAACATCTATAAACGGCTCCTAAAGTATTCCTTCAAGTACAAATACAGATTGATTTCGGGGATCGTATTGTCTTTTCTCGTTTCGGTTTTAAACGGAGCCTCTCTTACTTCTTTGATTCCCATCTTTGATTCTCTCGGTACGGGAGAAAAAACGAATTTCGAAATTTCTCTCACAAAAAAAGACAAGGCCCTCCTACAACGTCAGGAAGAAAAGGATTCTTTTACGAGTGTGGAATCCATCGAACTGCAACTCGCAGAGTGGAAGGTGCAACTCAATTCTTCCTTGAAGAAGATGAGTCATGACGAACTCGTTTTACTTTTTTGTTTTATCGTTTTTCCGGTTTATCTTTTAAAACTGATCTTTCTCGCGGCGGCGGTTTACTGCATCAACTCGGCGGGTTATCTTGCGATTCGGGATCTAAGGGCGGAGCTATACGCAAAGGCTCAAACCCTTCCGCTCAATCATTTCGTTCAGGAAAAAACCGGAATTCTGATGAGTAGAATCATCAACGACGTGGAAGTTCTCGGCAAGTTGATCAGCTCCGATTTGAAGGATGCGATCACCGATTTTTTCTATATCGTCACACACTTGCTTCTTCTGTTATATCTAAGCTGGAAGATGTTTCTCGCAGTCTTTATCATCGTTCCGATCGTGATGGGACCGGTTTCCGCGTTCGCCGATAAAATCCGAAGAGCCACCAGAAACCAACAGGAACGTCTTTCCTCGTTAAACGGACATCTTCAAGAAGTGATTTCGGGAATCCGAGTCATCCGCGCGTTCTCGATGGAAAAGACGGAAGCGAAACGTTTCTGGGAATTCAATCAGGATCTTTCCGATAAAACGTTCAAAGGACATTTTTATCATCAGGTCGGGCCTTCGTTGACGGAATTGTTCAGCTCGATCGTCGCCGTGATCTTCTTAAGTTTCGGGGCTTTTCTGATGGAAGACGGAACGTTCTCCCGCGGGATGTTTATGGCCTTCTTTTTAACTCTGATTTTTTTAATGCGACCTTTCAAACAGATGAGTATGCTTTCCAACTCGATCCAAAGCGCGATCTCCGCGGGCGATCGGGTGTTCGAACTTCTGGATCAGGAAACGGACATTCAAAATCCTGCAAGTCCTAAGTTCCTAAAAAAAATGGAGAAAGGAATCCGTCTTAAAAACGTAACCTTCACATATCCCGGAGCCAAAAATCCCGCGATCCAGGAAATCGACCTTGAAATTCCGAAAGGGGAAACCATCGCGCTCGTGGGAGCTTCGGGCGCCGGCAAATCCACGTTAGTCGATCTTGTCCCTCGTTTGATCGATCCTCAGGAAGGACAAATTTTAATCGACGACATAGACATCCGCGAAATGGATCTGAGCAATCTTAGAAAAAAAATCGGAATCGTTGCTCAACAAGTGTTTCTATTCAACGGAACGATCCGCGAAAATATCTGTTATGGAAACCAGAGCGTAACCGACGAACAACTTTACGCCGCGTGCGAACAAGCGTTTGCGATGGAATTCATCCTTGGATTCGAAGATGGTTTTGATACGATCGTGGGCGAACGAGGCGTGATGCTTTCCGGCGGCCAAAGACAAAGAATCGCGATCGCGCGCGCTTTACTTCTCGATCCGGAAATTCTGATTTTGGACGAAGCGACTTCGGCGCTCGACACGGAATCGGAAAGACTCGTACAACAAGCGCTCGAATCGCTTTATAAAAACAGAACCGTAATCATCATCGCACACCGTCTTTCCACGGTACAAATCGCGAACCGAATTTTCGCAATGGAAGACGGAAGAATCGTGGAATCCGGGACTCACAACGAGTTGATCCAACTCGACGGAAAATATAAAAAACTCTACGACATCCAATTCGTAGAATCCTCCGAAATCGTTTAA
- the lpxK gene encoding tetraacyldisaccharide 4'-kinase: protein MKSFTPFSLLHVVLFPILYALSFVYRGIFLLDQKLTQKQKLPGAFVISVGNLSMGGTGKTPFSIHLAKLIHREFPEKKIVLLSRGYGATGSKNGHRVTQQSSPREAGDEPLLLKKHLPFAEVWIGRDRLASYLRFKKESNLKENPIVILDDGFQHHRLERDIDVVLLDSSKIHKERFLIPAGNLREPISSLNRADWIVFSKYESSVERTVQNIQKKFPKGILRFTSEPDKLLSPDLQLDSPKIFYGKRIYAFTGIGNPEVFFSMIRKFQPFELETRAFRDHHSYTMEDENALDTISKDYDYLVCTEKDLVKISKPPENLKILLLENKLDKEERLVSFLKERIA, encoded by the coding sequence ATGAAATCCTTCACTCCCTTTTCACTTCTGCACGTCGTTCTATTTCCGATTCTATACGCGTTGTCCTTCGTATATCGCGGAATTTTTCTTCTTGATCAGAAGCTCACACAAAAACAAAAACTTCCGGGCGCGTTCGTGATCAGCGTGGGAAATCTTTCCATGGGCGGAACCGGCAAAACCCCGTTTTCGATTCATCTTGCAAAACTCATTCACAGGGAATTTCCCGAAAAGAAGATCGTTCTTTTATCCAGGGGTTACGGAGCGACCGGATCCAAAAACGGACATAGGGTAACTCAACAATCCAGTCCGAGAGAAGCGGGAGACGAACCTCTTCTTTTAAAAAAACATCTTCCGTTTGCGGAAGTTTGGATCGGCAGGGACAGACTCGCGTCTTATCTTAGGTTTAAAAAAGAATCGAATCTAAAGGAGAATCCGATCGTGATCTTGGACGACGGGTTTCAACATCATAGACTTGAAAGGGATATCGATGTCGTATTATTGGATTCGAGTAAAATTCATAAGGAAAGATTTCTGATCCCGGCCGGAAATCTAAGAGAGCCTATTTCCTCTTTGAACAGAGCCGATTGGATCGTGTTCTCCAAATACGAATCCTCCGTGGAAAGAACCGTACAAAACATACAAAAGAAATTTCCGAAAGGAATCCTTCGTTTTACATCGGAGCCGGATAAACTTTTATCGCCGGATCTGCAGTTGGATTCTCCTAAGATTTTTTACGGCAAAAGAATCTACGCGTTTACCGGAATCGGAAACCCCGAAGTTTTCTTTTCGATGATCCGCAAGTTCCAGCCATTCGAGTTGGAAACCAGAGCGTTTCGGGATCACCATTCTTATACGATGGAAGACGAAAACGCTTTGGACACGATCTCCAAGGACTACGACTATCTCGTTTGTACCGAAAAGGATCTCGTCAAAATTTCAAAACCGCCCGAGAATCTGAAAATTCTTCTTTTGGAAAACAAACTCGATAAGGAAGAAAGACTCGTTTCCTTTCTCAAAGAAAGAATCGCATAA